One Glandiceps talaboti chromosome 20, keGlaTala1.1, whole genome shotgun sequence genomic region harbors:
- the LOC144450545 gene encoding ly6/PLAUR domain-containing protein 1-like, whose protein sequence is MDAVRDIFTSFVCLMMIISTIVKVTALECYTCPLVEDNDNCSKPENVATCRVGDDMCFTEIQFEGGSRYKVKKLTKSCVMSTFCKEEKSLYNPGKCIRKDEDYICVNCCRENRCNASAGVAMARDFQRHYLFIEKKIITAVAMMAAE, encoded by the exons ATGGATGCCGTACGTGACATTTTCACAAGTTTCGTTTGTCTGATGATGATAATATCTACTATTGTCAAAG TGACTGCATTAGAATGCTACACCTGTCCACTGGTAGAGGATAACGATAACTGCAGCAAACCAGAAAACGTTGCAACGTGTCGAGTCGGCGACGATATGTGTTTCACAGAAATTCAGTTTGAAG GTGGTTCGCGTTACAAAGTGAAGAAACTAACCAAGAGTTGTGTTATGAGCACATTTTGTAAAGAAGAGAAATCTTTATACAATCCCGGCAAATGCATTCGAAAAGACGAAGATTACATCTGTGTTAACTGTTGCCGAGAGAACAGGTGTAACGCCTCGGCtggtgttgctatg GCACGAGATTTCCAGAGACACTATTTATTCATAGAGAAAAAAATCATTACAGCGGTTGCCATGATGGCAGCTGAATGA